ATCCAGAATATAGTAAATGTTGCAATTGAGGCTGCCGAGGCTTATAAATGGAAACCCAAATCCCCCATAGATTACATATCACATAAAATGGTAAAGCTACGTAAGAGTATATATCGTACGGTGGAAATATGAATAAAATGATGAGTAGCATAAAATTCATGATAACCCACATAAAGGCCCCTACAATATTTCTTATATCAAATGGTATTAATATTCGTATACAATCCACTATGTTGTTGCCATTATATTTGTCCATTATGCATCCCATCCATTTCCTTCCTCTTCAAATCAACATATACCCATATATATACTCCAGATATACTAAGCACAACAGCAAATAAAGAAAAGACTAAAATTAAGACCGTCGCTAAACCGTTTTGTGATAATGTACCTATACATATTTGTCCAATAACATATCCCAACCCTGATAAATACACAATTGGAGAAATTTTTATATTGTCATTTTCTTCATTGTTTAATCGCCTTAAAAAACTTTTCATTCCAATAGAAATCAATTTATAAATTGTAAAAATGTAAAGCACAAAAGTAACAATAAAAAACAGCGGTGTTTCAATTTTAATAAAGGTATATGCCATCTTTTGAATCACTATAAAGCTTCCAAAAGAAAAAGTTATTCCCATAAATCCATTATATAAAATGTGTACCAACCTTAGCTCATTTGGTTTATAAAAAAATACCCATACTCCCCATATATTAGCAATCAAAAGAAAAGGTAAAATTACATATAAATATATAGTAAAGGTTGGAGGAAATAAAAATGGGGTTAAAATCATAAAATTAATAACTACCCATACCATAACGACACTCGATCTTGCACTGCCAGGCATCAATTTCTGAATAATTTGTTCCGTGCTTTTTCCGTGATATTTTTCCATATTAATCTCCCAAAAACTAAAAAATTTTATCTAAAGCTGCTCCGATTCCAGTTTTAACTTTATCTTTTATCGAATCCTGTTTACCATTATGATTCCAATCACCTTTGTTAAATTTGATTCCATCAGTTACTATACTAGATCCTATAGAAACACCAAAACCAATACAAGCCCCAGCAACAGTTCCGATTGGACCGCCAAAAACAGTTCCAACAGCTGCAGCTACACCTAGTTTGGCTCCCGCAAAGGCACTTACAGCAGTTGTACCAACCCCAATTGCTGCATAGCCTAAAGCACTTGTTTTTAATTTTAATCAATCTTTAAGAAATTCTTTTGGTGATAAAATATGTCTTTTTACATAGTCTATTTGCTTTACTTCGGCTAGAGGTAATGTAGTATGTAATCTCTAGGAAATATAATACAATAAAAAAATGATTCAATCTAGTAATTGCCAACACTTATAACTAAAAACTAAAAAAATTCTAATAACAAAAAAAGAAAGAGAATTAATTTGCATATATTTTTATAATAATAATGTCTCTTCACTACACAATCTTTATTTTTTAAGCTAAAAAAATAGAAGTATCGTCCTATAAAAGACAATACTTCCTTAGTTACTTAAAAATCACATAATAAATTACTCATTACCTCTTCAAGCACTACATCTAGATTTACTACCTCTTTTTCCGAACGCCATCCTATAAAAGCATCTGGTCTAATTAATACAGCTCCTCCATCACTTAAACCATATAATTCGCTAAAAATATTTTCTTGAGCAATAAAATCTCCACTTAAACCAACGCGATATACTTTTATATTTACTCCTAATTTAGCTGAAACAGTATGTGCTGATTCAGCCCAAGAATCATTTTCTGCTCCAGTAAGCAAAACAAAATCGTTACCTAATAAATCAAGGACAGAGACTTCTTTCTCCTCATACATTCCAATAAAATGTGGTGCTCGCGTTCCAGGTCTTCCGTTCAACTGTACTATATCCATTCTATGTAGAGTGACTGCGTCATCTATTATTGCATCTGAACTATAATGATACCCAGCAGTTACAGCTAAACCATCCATCTTATTCAAACTGCCTTCCTCTCTATTCGCAGCACGAAACAGTAAACTAATCGCATAATCTGTCGTTAATTTTGCAACAGGATATCTCTCTTCATGATATGTTTCTAACAGTTTTGGTTTTGCCTTTCCTTTTATAACAGCCGCTAATTTCCAGGCTAGATTGTGTGCATCTTGTATTCCTGTATTGGAACCAAACCCTCCTGTTGGCGGCATAATATGTGCAGAATCACCAACTAAAAAAATGCGATTATCTTGAAATTTTGTAGCAGTACTTTCAGCCGCTTTCCACGGTAAAACACTTACTATTTCCGGCTCAACATTTGTGCTTCCAATTGCGGTTTGAATAATTTGTTTACAACGTTCTATAGTGAAATCTTCTGGTCGCTCTCCTTTTAATGGATCGTAGGATACATGATAAATCCACCTTCTTGCGTTATCGACTGGAATGAGTGCACCGAGAACTTCCGGATGAAGTACCATAGAAAAACCAAATGCATCTCCTTGCATAAACTCACTTACATCCGCTTCAAAATAAATATTCATATAATAGCCACCGATTGTACCTCGTCCCTCCGCACTTATCCCTAGCTGCTCACGTATTTTACTTTTTGCCCCATCTGCTGCAATTACATAGTCACAATGTATGACACTTTCTTTTTCTGTTTCACGATTTCGAATCGTTGCGATTACTCCTTGCTCATTTTGTTCATAAGAAACTAATTCATGATAAAAAGATAATTCTCCGCCTAATATTCTCGCTTCTTGTAACATGATCTCTTCTAAAGTAATTTGATAACAAGCAGTTTGTTTTGATGGACTAATCTCTTCTATTTTCTGAAGTAACTTTTCATCATTTTCATACTGATTCGCCCTCATTTGTGCCAATTCTTCCTGATTCGCCTCAGCTATTGTATGAACAGCTATTCTTCCTCGGCAATTTTCTAATGTTTTACCCGCCGATCTAATTCTTTGTTCTAAACCTAATTCTCGAAATAACTCCATCGTACGAAAAGTGATTCCACCTGCTTTTGGATGAATTGCAGTAGACGGATGCCTTTCAATAAGTAAGTACTCAATATTATGTTTTGCAAGAAATAACGCAGACGCTAATCCTGATAATCCCCCTCCAACAATTAAAACTGGTACATCATTCGATTCCATATACTTATCCTCCACATCATTGTTCTGAGCTCAGTGATATAAATATAATCAAAAAAACAACAAAGATATAGACTTATATTTCATTTTAAATTATCATATAGATAGATTACGCCCCAAATTACTTTTACTTTTTCATACATCTATAATCCGTTTGAATTGTGCATGTATGCAAGAGTAAAACGAAAGAACTCACTTTAGTAGACACCAAAACAATAAAAACATGATAAGCGGTCGTAACCCTATAAATTATATAGGGTTACGACCGCTTAATTTTTTGGCCAATAGCTTAACCTTTCTCATCTGTAAACAACGTATTATTAAAGCCTTTTTTATCCCCCTACCATTTTCAACATAAAAATTTCATTCGTCTCGATTTTCTTTCCCAATATTGCAGCTCATATAACAATCATGTAGCATTACCGTATCGAAGTAATGGTCCATCATCTTAAACCTTTCGATTAATTTTTTGGAGGTATAGTGATTGAAATGAATAAACAAGAACAATTAAATGTTATAAAAAAAGATTTTATTGATTCTCAAAAAGTATTATTGGCAATTGGCGATGAAACACGTCAAGCTATTTTGTTAGTTCTCATGGAAACGGAATGTCAAACAGGATTACGTGTAGGAGAAATTACGAAACAAACACACCTTTCTCGACCAGCGGTATCACATCACCTTAGAATTTTACGAGAAGCCGGTATTATTTTAATGCGAAAAGAAGGTACAAAAAACTTTTATTATATTGATATACGTACAAAATTAAGTTTATTAAAAAATCTTGTATTAGATATCGAAAAGCTATTGCACAACTTTTATTAAAATGTGGAGGTATAAGAAATGAAAGCGATGATAATTGATAAGTATGGAAAAGTCCCAATGCGTATGGCCGAGGTACCTATTCCTGAAATAAATGAGCATGAAGTGCTCGCAGAAATTCATGCAGCTAGTATTAACCCAATTGATTTTAAAATACGCGATGGAAAAGTAAAGATGTTACTGAAATATGAAATGCCCCTAATCCTTGGGAATGACTTTGCCGGTGTCATCATAAAGGTTGGATCAAAAGTAACTCGTTTTAAAATCGGTGATGAAATATATGCACGTCCAAGAAAAAATAAGATTGGTACTTTCGCGGAGTATATAGCTATTCATGAAGATGATATAGCTTTAAAACCGAAAAATTTAAGTTTTGAAGAAGCTGCTTCAATTCCACTTGTTGGCTTAACATCATATCAAGCATTACATGACATTATGCAATTACAAAAAGATCAAAAGATTTTAATTCACGCTGGATCTGGTGGTGTTGGTACTTTCGCAATTCAGCTAGCAAAAATAATGGGTGCTACCGTTACAACAACTGCTAGTGAAGCTGGTCCCGATTTAGTAAAGTCTCTTGGAGCAGATCAAATTATTAATTACAAAACAGAAAAATTTGAAGAAATACTAAAAGATTATGATGCAGTATTTGATACCATTGGTGGTACAACACTTGAAAAATCATTCGATATTATAAAAAGCGGCGGCAACATTGTTTCCGTTTCAGGAATACCAAATGCTCGTTTCAGTAAAGAATTTGGTTCTGGATTTTTTAAAACATTCTTATTTTCATTAGCAAGTAAAAAACTTACTGCACTTGAAAAAAAGCATAATGCTCAATATTCATTTTTATTTATGAAGCCAAGCGGAGATCAATTACGTACTATCGCAAACTATATTGAAGCCGGAAAAATCAAACCGGTAATCGATCGAGTTTTCCCTTTTGAAGATGCGCAAAAAGCAATGGAATATTCAGAGGCCGGAAGAGCAAAAGGAAAAATAATTGTGAAAATGAAATAATAATAAAGACTCCATTTTCTTAAGATGGGGTCTTTATATTTACTGTTAAATAGACATAGTGCAGTGAAGTCCTTACAATAGATTGCAAGGGGAAATATCATATTATACTTTTAGCTAATTTTACAAAGAATACATACGTACACATACATAATAAAAAAATAAACAAGGAGGAGATAAAATGACTAAAAATAATGAAGCTGGTTGGAATTTAGACCATAGTTATACGACTTTACCACAATCATTTTATACAGAAATCCCCCCTACTCCCGTAAGTTCACCGGAGTTAGTTAAGCTAAACCATTCACTTGCGATATCTCTTGGCTTTAATCCTGAAGAATTGAAGAAAGAAGCCGAAATCGCTATTTTCGCCGGTAATGCACTCCCAGAAGGAGCTCATCCATTAGCGCAAGCGTATGCTGGACATCAATTCGGACATTTTAATATGTTAGGCGACGGTCGTGCTCTTTTAATTGGTGAACAAATGACTCCTTCAGGTAAACGTTTTGACATTCAACTGAAAGGTTCTGGCCCTACTCCGTATTCACGCCGCGGTGATGGTCGTGCTGCACTCGGTCCAATGCTACGTGAATATATTATAAGCGAAGCAATGTATGCACTTGATATTCCAACTACCCGCAGTTTAGCAGTTGTCACAACTGGAGAACCTACATACCGTGAAACAAAGTTACCTGGAGCAATTTTAACTAGAGTAGCTAGTAGCCATATTCGCGTTGGTACATTTCAATATGCTGCGGCTCGCGGTTCAATCGAGGATCTTCAATCACTAGCTGACTATACAATAAAAAGACATTATCCAGAAATTGAAGCTCATGAAAACCGATATACTGCATTGCTACAAGAAGTCATAAAGAAACAAGCAAGCCTCATCGCTAAATGGCAACTTGTTGGATTTATCCACGGTGTAATGAACACTGACAATATAACAATTAGCGGAGAAACAATTGATTACGGTCCTTGTGCATTTATGGACAATTACGACCAAGGAACCGTATTTAGCTCCATTGATACACAAGGCCGCTACGCATATGGAAATCAGCCGTATATGGCCGCATGGGATCTCGCGCGACTAGCTGAATCTTTAATACCAATCCTGCACGAAGATGAAGAAGAAGTATTAAAGATTGCTCAAGACGAAATTTCAAAATTTAGCGTACAGTATGAAAAACAGTGGTTCCTTGGAATGAAAAAGAAATTAGGACTATTTAGCAACGAAGAACAAGATCAATCACTTATTGAGCAACTTTTAAAAATGATGGAGAAATTTAAAGCGGATTACACAAATACATTCCGTTCATTAACTCTTAATACGATCGAAAATACAGCTCTATTTGAAAGTCCTGAATTTAAAGAATGGTACAAACTGTGGCAATCTCGATTAGAACGACAAGAAGAATCGAAAGAAAATGCCTACGAAATGATGAAAAATAATAACCCATCCATCATCCCAAGAAACCATCGCGTAGAAGAAGCACTAGAAGCAGCTGTCACAAATGGCGACTATAGCGTAATGGAAAAACTTCTTGAAGCTCTATCCAATCCTTATGCGTATGCTACAGAGCAAGAAGAATACTGCGTTCCACCTGTGCCTACGAATCGTCCTTATCGTACTTTTTGTGGGACTTGATGGTTTAATATGTAAAAAAGGTGTGTTCATACAAATTGTGTGAACACACCCTTTTTATATTCCCACCTCTCAACTAGAACTTTAAAATGCCCCTCCCCGTTTCCCTTTCTTTACTCCAAAACAAAATTAATACTATTCCAATCGGCTTACTGAAAAGTTTGTTAAACAAATATTGAGAAATAAAAATCATATTTCTAAATATTGTTATTTTTGATACTATATTTTATAAGAATATTCAAAAAGCGAGGGGATTTCATGAACGTTCAACTACAAGGTAATGAACAAATTACAAAATTATTTAATGACTGGTATTTAGCCATGCTAAAACAAGATGTGTCCCAGGCAACAAACTTAAAGCATGAAATTGAGGAAAAGGAACTAAATTTTGAAGAAGATGAAAACTTAGCATTATATTATTCCTTACTAGACTTTCGATATAAAGTTTTAGTAGATAGTTTAAGTATTTCAAAAGATTGTTTTGATAAAATAGATTCTTACTTAATCTCATCCAACCATCCACTGGCTTACTACTATCACTTCTTTAAAGGCATTTATGCAACTTTAACCACAGACTTTAACTTAGCTAGCGAACATTATGAACAAGCTAAGTTATTACTAGTAAATAACACTGATAATCTAGAGCATGCTGAATTTTATTATCGAATGGCGATTTTCCATTATCACTTTTATCAACCAATTGAATCCATTGAATATGCAACTAAGGCTAAAGCGATTTTCGATAAACATACTGGCTACGAAGTTAAAGTTGGATTATGCAAAAATACATTAGGTGCCTCATTTGTATATTTAAAACAATATGAACAAGCGGAAGAACAATATAATTCAGCAATACACCTTTTACAAAAATCTAATGAAAAAGAATTAATTTTAAGTGTACGTAATAATTTGGGTTGGTTATATGCGAGTTAAAACCTCTCCACACTCGCAATCCGTCACCTATCAGAAGTAACTGAAAAGAAACCTACACATTTCAAAGCTCTCTTCTTGCAAGCAAGAGAACACTCTAAACTAGATGAAACTAGTATTGCTGAAGGGTTAATCCAAAAAGGGGTAAAAATTTGTACTGAATTAAATAATGAAGAATATATATATCATTTTAAAATTCTAAACGAACTAAATAATAATGTTGCTTCTGAAGAATTAGAAACAATTATTCTTAAAGGAATTACGTTTTTCGACAAAGAATTATTATATAACTACACTCAAGAATACTCAGAAAAATTAGCTGTTAAATTTTATAGTGAAAATAACCACATTAAGGCAAGTGAATATTTTCATAAAGCGTTACAAGCAAAAGAAAAAACGTTTGAGAAAGGGGCATTGAAATGATTAAAAAAATTAGCTCTGTTTTTTTAGGACTATCTGTTTTCGGTATTCTAGCTACTGGTATTCATAGTTCATTTACATACCAAGCGGGTCATGCTGATCTTCCTGCACCACAAAGACCTGACCTTGTTCAATCTGTTGACGCAAGTAAAGACTACAACTCAACAACAACAGCTGAAAAAGCACTTTAAAAAACGGAAGACCTTCAATTAAGAAGGTCTTTTTAAATACGCTTATTTAGAATATCTCCCTTTGATGTAGACTTTATTTTCTCATCAACTCCGCAATCCCCCTACTCCCCTCACTACCAACTTTCTCAAGTTCCTCCACAACTAATTTTCTTCTTGCCACAGAATGATTTTGACTTAATTTCGCTTTTCCTTCTATTTTACTAATCTTAATTTTAAAACCAACTATCCCTTTACTTAATCCTTCCATATAATTCGGGTCTACATCATTAAGTGAATAGGTACTTTGTGGATCTTCATATGTATCTACTAAATCTTGAAGAGAATCTATTAATTCCTGTTCATCCTCAACAAGTTCTAATTCACCATATACATGCACAGCAACGTAATTCCAGGTTGGTACTGCATTTTTTGTTTCATACCATGACGGAGAGATATAACTATGCGGCCCTTGAAAGATAGCTAGTACTTGTTGAGTCCCAATATCTTTCCATTGTTCATTCGGCCGTGCGAAGTGACCATGTAACGTGAGTGTTTCCCTATTTAGCAACAACGGTAAATGCGTTGCATATGGTTCCCCATTATGTTGAGAAAATAACGTTGCAAAGCTATTTTGTTCCATTATTTCGTACTTCATCTTTTCATCTTGTATTGCAAAGTATTTTGGTATGTACATAATCTACCTCTTTTCCGGTCTTTTATTTCTCATTATATTTAAGTCTTGTGGCATTCAACAGGGCCAGTTTGTATTTGTTTTATAATGGCAGCGTTCTATTTCAAAAGAATAGGCAGCATGTATTCCATGCCGCCTTAGTTTATCTTTTCTAATATATTTGTAATAAATGCCGTCTTACCTTCACTATAGCTCGTTCTACTTTTTGTCTCTCTTGCTAACTCTTCCTTTAAATGTCCATATTCAACAGCAACATCTTCATATTCACGAAGATAATCCCGAAACGCTATATGTCTTCTTAGCTCTTCACTTTCTTTATCACACACATACAAATGATGTTCCATCCAATCTGTACTTTCTCCGTCCCACGGAACGAAAGCGTCCTTTCTGCCGAACGCCTCTCTCCCTTTGTAACTCCATTCTGCCTGATGATAGTATCCTATCGCTCCTAGCTTTGTTACTACTTTAGGAAAAAAACCATAATCTTCTATTACAATATCAATATCTAATACTGGTTTTGCTGCAAGTCCTTTAATAGATGTACTCCCAACATGTTCAATGGATAAAATGCTGTCTTCCATTACATCATTAATGAGAGTTTGTAACTTATTAAATTCACTTTCCCATTTGATGTTATACTCTTCGATAGTAATTCTCTGTTTCAAAGTATCCCTCTCCTCAAAAGCAATTATAACCTCTGAATATGAGTACCCTTAAACTCCGTCTCATATTTCAATCCATATCCAAACATTCGATCCATTCCAATATGCGCTGTCCATATTAAACCAATCATTATAACGGTATCTACCTTAAAATAAACACCTATGATAACAATTAATATCGATATAATATACGTGTGAAATAGATTATAAATGTTAGCACCAATATGATTATTTATCCCATAAGCTAACATTGATAAATCCGGTGCTAATAGGAATATCAAAAATATAATCCAACTAAATTCATATAATGAATACATATAAATCGTAGCTACGAATACAACTAAGCCTTCAAAATGTACAATGCGTTTTTGCATTCTTTATCATTCCTATTTTTCTATATTTACCGATACATTTTCATCACTAAAAGTATTCTTTGCATTTTTTGACCAAATGGTTGCTAATATTGGCCCTGCAATGTTATGCCATACTGCTGCTAATACACTTGGAAGTGCAGCAGCTGGTCCAAAATGTGCTGTTGCCAGTGCAACGCCTAAGCCTGAGTTTTGCATTCCTACTTCTATTGAAATAGCTCTTCTTGTCCCTTCGTCTAGTTTAAGTATGAATGCTGTTATATACCCAAGTAAAAAACCGAAAGCATTATGAAGCATAACGGCAATCAAGATAAGAAGACCTGAAGAAGTAATACTACTTACATTTGCTGAAACTACCGCTGAAACAATAATGATAATTGCTAAAACTGATATGAAAGGGATAACGGTCATTCCTTTCGTAACAGTTTTCGGGAAAAACTTCTTCACTACTAATCCTAAAATAATCGGTATGATAATAACTTGTACGATAGAAAGAAACATAGACATAGGATTAACCGGCATCCATTGTCCTGCAAGTAATAGTAAAATAAGAGGTGTAGCGATTGGTGCTAGTAACGTTGATAATGACGTCATCGCAATAGACAGCGCTAAGTTCCCTTTTGCTAAATAAACCATAACATTTGATGCAGTGCCACCCGGTACTGAACCGAGCAACACTAATCCAGCTGCTAATTCGGCTGGCAGATTCATAACGTAGGCTAGTACGTATGCGACAAGTGGCATAATAATAAACTGAGCACATACACCGATAATAACTGGCAATGGTTTTGTAGCAATGATTTTAAAATCAACAGCCTTTAATGTTAACCCCATCCCAAACATGACAACCCCGAGTAAAATCGTTATGTAACTATTTAACCCGAGAAATGGAGCGGGAATAAAATACGCAATAGTTGCAATACAAATAACCCAAAATGCAAAATACTTTCCAGCTATATTACTTATCGCTTCTAGTACTTTCACCCAATCAGCTCCTATCCTTTAATTGAAACACCTTATTCGGATTCAAAATATTTTGCGGATCAAGAGCTTTCTTTATTTTTTCCATTACGAATAATGCCGCCCCATGTTCTTCTTCCTGATACTTCCGTTTTCCAATACCAACGCCATGTTCCCCTGTACATGTTCCTCCTCGTTTAAGAGCATATAGAACGATACTTTCATTTATTTCATCCGCTTTTTCCACTTCTTCTTTATCGTTTGGATCAACCATTAAGAGCACGTGGAAATTCCCGTCTCCTACATGACCAAGAATACCACCAACAAGACCATTCTTTTCTAATGTCTCTTTCGCTTGTTGGATAGCTCCAGCTAATTCTGAAATAGGTACACATACGTCTGTACTCATAAGCTTTTTACCAGGATAGCTATGAACGTAAGCATATGCTAGATTATGCCGTGCATCCCATAATTTATTTCTCGCTGCCGTTTCCGTTTCAAAAGCAACTTCTTTACATTTATGATCAAAAACAATTTCCTTCGTAAATTCAACATCTTGCTTCAACCCTGCTTCATTACCGTGAAACTCTAAAAACAATGTAGGTTCTTCTCTGTAACTTGTTTCACTATAATGATTGACTTGTTTCATAGATAGTTCATCAACGAGTTCAATTCTCGCAATCGGAATACCCGCTTGCAATATGTTAATAACAGCTTCAACTGCATCATTTATAGCCGGAAACGATGCTCTTGCGGCCATAACATGCTCTGGTATGCCATATACTTTTAATGTTAACTCTGTAAAGCATCCAAGCGTACCTTCTGATCCTACGAAAACACCATTTAAATGGTAACCTGATGACGACTTCGCAGCTAAATTCCCAGTATGTATTACTTCTCCATCAGCAAGAACGACTTCTAAATCACGAACTTGATCACGCATAACACCATACTTCACCGCTGTCGTTCCAC
This genomic window from Bacillus anthracis str. Vollum contains:
- a CDS encoding FAD-dependent oxidoreductase, whose product is MESNDVPVLIVGGGLSGLASALFLAKHNIEYLLIERHPSTAIHPKAGGITFRTMELFRELGLEQRIRSAGKTLENCRGRIAVHTIAEANQEELAQMRANQYENDEKLLQKIEEISPSKQTACYQITLEEIMLQEARILGGELSFYHELVSYEQNEQGVIATIRNRETEKESVIHCDYVIAADGAKSKIREQLGISAEGRGTIGGYYMNIYFEADVSEFMQGDAFGFSMVLHPEVLGALIPVDNARRWIYHVSYDPLKGERPEDFTIERCKQIIQTAIGSTNVEPEIVSVLPWKAAESTATKFQDNRIFLVGDSAHIMPPTGGFGSNTGIQDAHNLAWKLAAVIKGKAKPKLLETYHEERYPVAKLTTDYAISLLFRAANREEGSLNKMDGLAVTAGYHYSSDAIIDDAVTLHRMDIVQLNGRPGTRAPHFIGMYEEKEVSVLDLLGNDFVLLTGAENDSWAESAHTVSAKLGVNIKVYRVGLSGDFIAQENIFSELYGLSDGGAVLIRPDAFIGWRSEKEVVNLDVVLEEVMSNLLCDF
- a CDS encoding ArsR/SmtB family transcription factor; amino-acid sequence: MIEMNKQEQLNVIKKDFIDSQKVLLAIGDETRQAILLVLMETECQTGLRVGEITKQTHLSRPAVSHHLRILREAGIILMRKEGTKNFYYIDIRTKLSLLKNLVLDIEKLLHNFY
- a CDS encoding NADP-dependent oxidoreductase; this translates as MKAMIIDKYGKVPMRMAEVPIPEINEHEVLAEIHAASINPIDFKIRDGKVKMLLKYEMPLILGNDFAGVIIKVGSKVTRFKIGDEIYARPRKNKIGTFAEYIAIHEDDIALKPKNLSFEEAASIPLVGLTSYQALHDIMQLQKDQKILIHAGSGGVGTFAIQLAKIMGATVTTTASEAGPDLVKSLGADQIINYKTEKFEEILKDYDAVFDTIGGTTLEKSFDIIKSGGNIVSVSGIPNARFSKEFGSGFFKTFLFSLASKKLTALEKKHNAQYSFLFMKPSGDQLRTIANYIEAGKIKPVIDRVFPFEDAQKAMEYSEAGRAKGKIIVKMK
- a CDS encoding protein adenylyltransferase SelO, with amino-acid sequence MTKNNEAGWNLDHSYTTLPQSFYTEIPPTPVSSPELVKLNHSLAISLGFNPEELKKEAEIAIFAGNALPEGAHPLAQAYAGHQFGHFNMLGDGRALLIGEQMTPSGKRFDIQLKGSGPTPYSRRGDGRAALGPMLREYIISEAMYALDIPTTRSLAVVTTGEPTYRETKLPGAILTRVASSHIRVGTFQYAAARGSIEDLQSLADYTIKRHYPEIEAHENRYTALLQEVIKKQASLIAKWQLVGFIHGVMNTDNITISGETIDYGPCAFMDNYDQGTVFSSIDTQGRYAYGNQPYMAAWDLARLAESLIPILHEDEEEVLKIAQDEISKFSVQYEKQWFLGMKKKLGLFSNEEQDQSLIEQLLKMMEKFKADYTNTFRSLTLNTIENTALFESPEFKEWYKLWQSRLERQEESKENAYEMMKNNNPSIIPRNHRVEEALEAAVTNGDYSVMEKLLEALSNPYAYATEQEEYCVPPVPTNRPYRTFCGT
- a CDS encoding Phr family secreted Rap phosphatase inhibitor, whose protein sequence is MIKKISSVFLGLSVFGILATGIHSSFTYQAGHADLPAPQRPDLVQSVDASKDYNSTTTAEKAL
- the paiB gene encoding protease synthase/sporulation negative transcriptional regulator PaiB, with product MYIPKYFAIQDEKMKYEIMEQNSFATLFSQHNGEPYATHLPLLLNRETLTLHGHFARPNEQWKDIGTQQVLAIFQGPHSYISPSWYETKNAVPTWNYVAVHVYGELELVEDEQELIDSLQDLVDTYEDPQSTYSLNDVDPNYMEGLSKGIVGFKIKISKIEGKAKLSQNHSVARRKLVVEELEKVGSEGSRGIAELMRK
- a CDS encoding GrpB family protein — translated: MKQRITIEEYNIKWESEFNKLQTLINDVMEDSILSIEHVGSTSIKGLAAKPVLDIDIVIEDYGFFPKVVTKLGAIGYYHQAEWSYKGREAFGRKDAFVPWDGESTDWMEHHLYVCDKESEELRRHIAFRDYLREYEDVAVEYGHLKEELARETKSRTSYSEGKTAFITNILEKIN
- a CDS encoding DUF4260 domain-containing protein, whose protein sequence is MQKRIVHFEGLVVFVATIYMYSLYEFSWIIFLIFLLAPDLSMLAYGINNHIGANIYNLFHTYIISILIVIIGVYFKVDTVIMIGLIWTAHIGMDRMFGYGLKYETEFKGTHIQRL
- a CDS encoding bile acid:sodium symporter family protein; protein product: MKVLEAISNIAGKYFAFWVICIATIAYFIPAPFLGLNSYITILLGVVMFGMGLTLKAVDFKIIATKPLPVIIGVCAQFIIMPLVAYVLAYVMNLPAELAAGLVLLGSVPGGTASNVMVYLAKGNLALSIAMTSLSTLLAPIATPLILLLLAGQWMPVNPMSMFLSIVQVIIIPIILGLVVKKFFPKTVTKGMTVIPFISVLAIIIIVSAVVSANVSSITSSGLLILIAVMLHNAFGFLLGYITAFILKLDEGTRRAISIEVGMQNSGLGVALATAHFGPAAALPSVLAAVWHNIAGPILATIWSKNAKNTFSDENVSVNIEK
- a CDS encoding FAD-binding oxidoreductase, translating into MEITVERLVNGLKGVLPEDRVVINTTVRELHSKDESYHASSLPDVVVFPKTTEEVSTIMKIASEYGTPVVPFGVGSSLEGHVIPYEKGITVDFSLMNKILEIREKDFLVKVQPGVTRSQLNKELKKYGLFFSVDPGADATLGGMAATNASGTTAVKYGVMRDQVRDLEVVLADGEVIHTGNLAAKSSSGYHLNGVFVGSEGTLGCFTELTLKVYGIPEHVMAARASFPAINDAVEAVINILQAGIPIARIELVDELSMKQVNHYSETSYREEPTLFLEFHGNEAGLKQDVEFTKEIVFDHKCKEVAFETETAARNKLWDARHNLAYAYVHSYPGKKLMSTDVCVPISELAGAIQQAKETLEKNGLVGGILGHVGDGNFHVLLMVDPNDKEEVEKADEINESIVLYALKRGGTCTGEHGVGIGKRKYQEEEHGAALFVMEKIKKALDPQNILNPNKVFQLKDRS